CGACCTGTCGAATCTCCCGAAGTCGGTGTCGGCTAAACGGATCTCGCAGCGGGACGACCAATTTGCAGACTCACATGGGATGGCCGCGGTAGGCCGTTATCTCTGGAGCGCAGACCGGGCGGGTAACAACGTGGAGATTATCGATACCTTGAGCCATCTCAGCGTCGGCTCGGTGGATCTGACGACCGATGCCAACAAGGATCCGGCTCCGGATCTCATGGACGTCTCCCCGGACGGCCAATACGTGTTCGTCGGCCTCCGTGGACCGGCTCCCCTTACGGGCAATGACAAGACGGTGAACAATGCAAAAGGAACGATTCCCGGTGTCGGAGTGATCCACGTCGACGCGGACGGGAAGGTCGGACACTATAAAGGACAGGCCGCCATCACGAATATGAAGGATGGAAAAGAAACCGCCGATACGCACGGCATCGGGATCCGGACAACGGGTGAGTCACGAACGATTATGCAAATCCCTCTGGGCCCTATCATCCAGGGTGGGGCACTGCCGAAGAAGAAACGAAAATAATCTGAACGATTGTTCCTGGCCCGTGAGCCACGTCGCCGGATGGGTCACACTGTCCGGTGACGAGCTCACAGTACCGACCGCTCAACATCAGACGGCGCGCTAACCCCTCTGCGCAAAATCTCCCGAAGGACCAAATCGACCGGTGTCGCCAAGGGGCATGTCCACCCGGGCATTATCGACCACGCTCGAATTGACGGTGATGTCTTCCGGCGCCGGCATCCAGCCCAACTTTTCCAATGTTTCAAGCGCCAGAAGACGTAATGCGTCTTTTGCCGTGAGTCGAACCGACGCATAAGAAAGCACCCGCTCCCCTTCAGCGATGACTTCGGAGGCTTTCGGATCGTAGAGAAAGGCGATCAACGGCTCGATCGCCGTATCGCCGATCGTGGCCAAGGCCGCACTGGCCTTTTCGCGCAAGACGCCGTCCTTCAACAGCATGATCAAGTCGGGAATCACGCGCGGATCGCGGAACTGGCCGAGCGCCGTCGCCGCGGCTTCCTTGATAAAGGCGTCTTCGCTGACGATACAGCCTGGCGTCGGGGTCCCATCCTGCCGAATACCCTTCCCCTTCAACGCATCCAACACCGGAGGCAAGGCGCGTGGATCACCGATCATGCCGAGCGACGCAATGGCATGCCGTTTCACCACGCCATCCTTCATCGCCTCGATCAAGGCATCGATCGCTCGCGGATCGCCGATCTGGCCCAGGGCAATCGTCGCATCTTCTCGCACAGCCCGATCCGGATCTTTCAGCGTGGCAATCAGGGCATCGACGACTTTGGCGTCCCGTACCCAGGTTCGACCGATTTGATAGTCGGTCGTCATCCCGCCCAGCGCGCGGGCCGCATGGCATCGGACCACGAAATCTTTATCCTTAAGACATTCCAAGAGAGGATCGACGGAGGGCTGGCCGATAAAAATGAGAGCGGTCCCGGCTGTTTCTCGCACCGTTTTCGAAGGATCGCGGAAGAGCTTGGTCAGGGTCGGAATCGCTTTCGGATCGCCGATTTTGCCCAGCGCCTCTGCAGCCGCACTCTTCACGGCGCCATCGCGATCTCGGCAGACAAGCATGAGGGCCTCGACCGCTTTCCGGTCCTTGATGTCGCCACTCGCTTTTGCGGCATGCTCACGGACACGCCACCGCTCGTCCTTCAACGCGGCAATCAGGCGATCGACGACAGCCGCACCCATCGAGGCGACGGCGGCCACGACATCGTTCCGCACATCCATAATGGAATCGTTAAACAAACCGATGAGCGCTTCTACGGCTTTGGCGCCGCCGATCTTTGCCACGGCTCGGCCCGCATGGGCCCGCACCGCCCAATACTCGTCTCCGCAGGCGCCGACCAGCGCATCCAATGTGGTCGGATCGGCAAGCTCGGCGAGTGCCTTGGACGCCTCCTCACGGGTCGCGTCATCGACATCCTCGAGTGCTTCTAACAAATCATCAAGCGCCTGGGCCATGGGTGCGGCTCCTCTACTGATAGTAGTTATCGCGCTGGCCGCCATGCGGATAGGTTCGGCTGCAACGGATGATTAAGGTTTGGGTCCCTCGTCCCTCCACACATTGGTCGAGCGACTGGGCAACCTCTAACTTTCCCTCTAAGTTCACGGTGAACGGAAAATCAAACGTGAAGCTAATGAACTTATATTTGCCCGGCTTCAATTTGAGCGTACGAGGCTCGGTCGTCCTGTAGGCATCCATGGATTCGGGGTCCGAGGCCTGGATAGGGGGCGTCACGCCAGGCACGTACCACCAGGTCTGAGGATTGATGGTCGTCGCATCGATGGTGATGGTATGTTCCTGGGTATAGGCGGCCGGCGGACCGGCTATGGCTGGTGAGGACATCGCTGCCACGACCAGCAACCCTCCAACGAGAGAACAAATCCTATTGTGTTTCACATGCTTCATCATGATGACCTATTCCAAGGATACCCGTGGGGCCGCAACAAAAGCCGCCTGAAAGATTTCTTCCACGGCATGACTCTCCCATTCGGTGTGAGTCTCTAATCCTAACGTCCGCATCACGGTCGCACCGGTATCTAAAATCGAGACCGGCTGGTGAATCGCATGACCCTGTTTAATCCCCACCCCCGAGGCAATCCACGGCACCATCGGAACAGCGGCGTCAGCTTGTTCTTGGCCCGCATCTCGGCCTTCGGCACTGAGCGAGGTCACGAACAGCGTGGTCCGCTTGGTCAGTCCATGCTCTTGATAGATATCCAACACGGAGTGGATACCCTTATCCACCAGACGAAGGGCGTCGCGGTACTCCTTCGAAGCCCAGCCTTTTGACGCGCCCACTCGACCGGCCTCAGGAAGGTGGACAACCAGGAAATGCGGGAGCGCAGGGATGGCATGTCCATACCCATGACCGCTGGTCGCTTTCTTGAAATATTGACGGATGTAGGACACGATGCGATCCGTGCTGCACTCAGACTTCAGCGGCCCGCACATCTGATAGTCCGTGTAGGGCTCGGGGCGCGCCAGCTGATAGAGCGATTCGTCCATGAGGAAAATCGCGCTGTCGCGCCCCCCACTCAAATCGAGATAGTCGAACATACTCGGAGCGCGCGGGTACCCACGGCTAAATTCGAACGTATTCCAGGTAATCCCATGTTTTTCGACCGGCATCCCCGTAATCAACGAGGCCATCGTGGGCAACCGCAATGCAGGCTTCACCGCCGTGGCAGACCAGGTGACAGAGCCATCCTTGATCAACCGGCTGAGAGTCGGCATCGTGCCGCCCTTCAGCGAGTCCTGACCGAACCCTTCGAGGACGAACAGAATCACATGCTCGGTCTGAACCGGTACCGTAGGAGCCGTCGCCGGGGCAGCCTCGACCGCGGCCCCGCTTTGGAAGAGCAAACAGAGAGAGAACCACGATGTGATCAGTATTCGAGTCGACCATCCGCGATGGAGGCTGAGTGCTAGTTTCACAGATCAGTCCTTTCTATTCCAAGGGAACTTCTAAGCTATCATGGCGTTTTCTGCCAAGGCAAGGGAGGCTAGGGTCCCACAGGCAGGGTTCATAAGGGTTCATGCAGCGAAGGAACGACTTCTGGCAGAAAAGTCGATGTCGGTGTTATGCTGACTTTCCACCTCGTGGCTGTCAACGAATCGGCGCCTGGCGCGTCAGTTCTATCCAGAAGGTGAGGGCGATGCCGGACATCTTTCTTACGTCACAGCCCCCCACCCGCGTGACGCTCTCTCACCTTACACCATCGAGTTTCAGCCTCATCGTCCTATTGACCATCCTGTCTCTCTGGCCATCAGTCACTCTGGCAGAGGTCCGAATCGTGACCGCCCAGGGTGAACATCGGATGGGGGACCGGGACACCAGAGAAGACGCCATCCGCCTGGCCACTGAAGCGGCCAAACGGGTGGCCCTGGAGCAAGTCGCCGTCTACCTCGAAAGCGTCACGGTTGTGGACGGTTTGGATGTCACGAAAGACGAGATCCGAACCTATACCGCCGGTCTCGTGCTTATTCTGGAGCAAAATACCAACACGGTGCTCGACGGTGACACCATTGTGGTCAAAACGGATCTGGTCGCCCAGATCGATACGGAAGAAGTCAGCAATGCCATTGCAGCCTTGCGGGAGAACGAGGATGCCCGGCATCAGCTCGTCGCGCTGCAGCAGGAAAATGAGCAACTACAGCAGGAGCTCGATGCGGCGAACCAGGCATTGTCGAATGCCTCGACCGCAGAGCAGACACAGCAGGCCTCTCAGCAACGCCAAGAGATCTTGAATCGGGTGCAATCCAACGCCATGGTCTCGCAAGCCTGGACGGATTGGGTGCTCGTCTCGCCGGCTGTCTATCCCTCTCCCTGGGTGGGGCTGGCCCAAACCCAAGCACTCCTGAACGTCGCACGGGGCCTCTATCCCACCAGCCCCCATGTTCTCGCGGCACAACAAGTATTTGCCACGAAACAGCCGCCGGTACCGCCACAGCCACCGGCCCCCCCTGCACCGGGCATGAGACCGCCAACCATGCCGAGTTATCAGATCGTGCCGGGGCCTGGGTCTCAGACGACCCCGCGAACACTCAATGAAATTTCTCACAGCACACCGACGGGGCCGCCGCAAATCGGCAATCAACCCCAGTCTGGTCAGCCATCGCATCAGCCAGGCTCACGAACGCTGACGGACATCCACCAGATCAATCCCTTCCTGCCGCCATCGAACAGCGCACCACAGAACTCCAGATCGGCACGCGCCCTCCAACAGTTTTTGCAGCACCAACCCCAAGCAGGCCAGCCACCCATGATGAATCGCCTGCCTCCAACCATCAACCAGATCCATCCGCCGACTCCGCACCAGGTCCCACGGACCCCCTATCAGATTGCGCCGCGCCCACAGGGAGGCGGAGGTCACGGCGGAGGGGGCGGACGAGGAGGCGGGGGCGGCAGAGGGAAAGGAAAGTAACTCGTGCAGAGCAGAATAACCTTCGTCCCCCTCTATTGC
The sequence above is a segment of the Nitrospirota bacterium genome. Coding sequences within it:
- a CDS encoding HEAT repeat domain-containing protein — its product is MAQALDDLLEALEDVDDATREEASKALAELADPTTLDALVGACGDEYWAVRAHAGRAVAKIGGAKAVEALIGLFNDSIMDVRNDVVAAVASMGAAVVDRLIAALKDERWRVREHAAKASGDIKDRKAVEALMLVCRDRDGAVKSAAAEALGKIGDPKAIPTLTKLFRDPSKTVRETAGTALIFIGQPSVDPLLECLKDKDFVVRCHAARALGGMTTDYQIGRTWVRDAKVVDALIATLKDPDRAVREDATIALGQIGDPRAIDALIEAMKDGVVKRHAIASLGMIGDPRALPPVLDALKGKGIRQDGTPTPGCIVSEDAFIKEAAATALGQFRDPRVIPDLIMLLKDGVLREKASAALATIGDTAIEPLIAFLYDPKASEVIAEGERVLSYASVRLTAKDALRLLALETLEKLGWMPAPEDITVNSSVVDNARVDMPLGDTGRFGPSGDFAQRG
- a CDS encoding alkaline phosphatase family protein, which encodes MKLALSLHRGWSTRILITSWFSLCLLFQSGAAVEAAPATAPTVPVQTEHVILFVLEGFGQDSLKGGTMPTLSRLIKDGSVTWSATAVKPALRLPTMASLITGMPVEKHGITWNTFEFSRGYPRAPSMFDYLDLSGGRDSAIFLMDESLYQLARPEPYTDYQMCGPLKSECSTDRIVSYIRQYFKKATSGHGYGHAIPALPHFLVVHLPEAGRVGASKGWASKEYRDALRLVDKGIHSVLDIYQEHGLTKRTTLFVTSLSAEGRDAGQEQADAAVPMVPWIASGVGIKQGHAIHQPVSILDTGATVMRTLGLETHTEWESHAVEEIFQAAFVAAPRVSLE